From a single Pieris rapae chromosome 17, ilPieRapa1.1, whole genome shotgun sequence genomic region:
- the LOC110997622 gene encoding forkhead box protein K1, with translation MAQTQISRSSESDAWALLSLKAPPSPSKVQWAQEPAPIAIARLDGRDFEYLIRQKKVVIGRNSSRGQVDVNMGHSSFISRRHLELFYDHPEFYLTCNSKNGVLVDGVFQRKGAAAMLLPKRCTLRFPSTNIRLEFQSLVEESGAGGSTAPPLPPLRITIPMDSDGRSPAPSPTGTISATNSCPTSPRGAGSSGRRHADLGLVAQYAVLAEHQRPTSNGNSASSTSEYSGRESRDVRERERGERGGEDAAKPPYSYAQLIVQAVASAADKQLTLSGIYSYITKHYPYYRTADKGWQNSIRHNLSLNRYFIKVPRSQEEPGKGSFWRIDPQSEGKLIELAFRPRRPRGVQFRAPFGLSSRSAPTSPSQVGVSGLVTPEELSREPTPDLFTGDENDHQGQQRLSSNNNNSHSTQYLFPQRSGVSQSAPGSPGAGGSSFSGGSGLVMAGHHITVVTNGAGGEREEKYVVGTTGGNLVSIPEEEVQATLLHQHSPYYGGYGGEEGCGALGGELVIEETTEEPPHKRNKHRHVSDMDDRRAY, from the exons ATGGCTCAGACTCAGATCTCACGGAGTTCGGAGAGCGACGCCTGGGCGCTTCTCTCGCTAAAGGCGCCGCCTTCGCCCTCAAAGGTCCAGTGGGCTCAGGAGCCGGCTCCCATAGCAATCGCCCGTCTAGATGGCCGCGACTTTGAGTATCTCATCCGACAGAAGAAAGTGGTTATCGGTAGAAATTCTAGTCGAGGACAGGTCGATGTGAATATGGGTCACTCCAGTTTCATATCCCGGCGTCATTTGGAACTATTCTATGATCATCCGGAGTTCTACCTGACGTGTAACAGTAAGAACGGCGTGTTGGTGGACGGGGTGTTCCAGCGGAAGGGAGCCGCTGCGATGTTGCTACCAAAAAG ATGCACGCTCCGCTTCCCGTCAACAAATATACGCCTGGAATTCCAATCGCTGGTGGAGGAAAGTGGTGCCGGGGGCAGCACTGCCCCGCCACTCCCTCCCCTTCGCATCACCATACCCATGGACAGTGATGGACGGAGCCCTGCACCTTCTCCTACGG GCACGATAAGTGCGACAAACAGTTGTCCGACATCTCCGCGAGGCGCCGGTTCCTCGGGTCGGCGTCACGCCGACCTCGGCCTGGTTGCGCAGTACGCCGTGCTCGCTGAACATCAGAGACCCACCTCTAATGGAAATTCG gCGTCATCGACGTCCGAATACAGCGGACGCGAAAGTCGCGACGTACGCGAACGCGAGAGGGGGGAGCGCGGAGGGGAGGACGCAGCGAAACCCCCGTACAGCTACGCGCAGCTCATCGTCCAAGCCGTGGCCTCGGCTGCGGACAAGCAGTTGACGCTCAGCGGGATCTATAGCTATATCACCAAGCATTATCCGTATTATCGCACGGCTGATAAGGGATGGCAGAACTCTATTCGGCACAATCTTTCGCTCAACAG ATACTTCATAAAAGTGCCGCGAAGCCAAGAAGAGCCGGGCAAAGGCAGCTTCTGGCGCATCGACCCGCAGAGCGAGGGCAAACTCATAGAGCTGGCCTTCCGCCCGCGTCGTCCGCGAGGTGTTCAGTTCCGAGCGCCATTTGGTCTCTCCTCACG GAGTGCTCCAACGTCTCCGTCTCAGGTGGGCGTGTCGGGCCTGGTGACGCCCGAGGAGCTCTCCCGCGAACCCACGCCTGACCTCTTCACCGGGGATGAGAATGATCATCag GGCCAGCAGCGGCTGAGcagcaacaacaacaacagcCACTCCACTCAGTACTTGTTCCCGCAACGCTCCGGCGTCAGTCAGAGCGCGCCGGGATCACCTG GCGCGGGAGGATCGTCGTTCAGCGGCGGCAGTGGGCTGGTGATGGCGGGGCATCACATCACCGTCGTCACCAACGGCGCCGGAGGGGAACGGGAAg aAAAGTACGTGGTCGGTACGACCGGAGGCAATCTGGTGTCCATCCCCGAAGAAGAGGTGCAAGCTACGCTGCTGCATCAGCATTCACCATACTACGG GGGCTACGGCGGCGAAGAAGGGTGCGGGGCGTTAGGCGGAGAGCTCGTCATCGAGGAGACCACGGAGGAGCCACCGCACAAACGGAACAAGCACCGACAT GTGTCGGACATGGACGACCGGCGCGCGTATTGA